The Lysinibacillus pakistanensis genome includes a window with the following:
- a CDS encoding c-type cytochrome yields the protein MKPIVAGVAGTVLLAGTLFIGAVISDKILGDANGETEEAATQSKIPTSAAAQSVVYAPPSIEEVPEGPMKEAILYGYELVNNTHVAAEEYVGNQLSCTSCHAGAGYDEQASSLVGVMANYPQYIARSGDIVTIEERINGCMVRSMNGKKFDMNSKELEAMVSYFAYISEGVPIGAEREWAGTSNMKDVPIPDVTNGESLYGQSCIACHAADGAGTGANTGPALWGENSFNDGAGIARMSKMAGYIKNNMPVGAVGTLTDQDAADLAAFILSQDRPEWANHNKDWPKGGRPNDIMDKEKRDQVKNGTINWEQVLSTN from the coding sequence ATGAAACCTATCGTAGCAGGAGTAGCGGGAACAGTGCTGTTAGCAGGCACACTCTTTATAGGAGCTGTCATAAGTGACAAAATTTTAGGTGATGCTAATGGAGAAACTGAAGAAGCAGCAACACAATCAAAAATACCAACATCAGCAGCTGCGCAGTCAGTTGTCTATGCACCACCAAGTATTGAGGAAGTACCAGAGGGACCTATGAAGGAAGCCATCTTGTACGGCTATGAGCTTGTTAATAATACACATGTTGCTGCGGAAGAATATGTTGGGAACCAATTGTCCTGTACAAGCTGCCATGCAGGAGCAGGGTATGATGAGCAAGCATCGTCATTAGTTGGCGTTATGGCAAACTATCCACAATATATTGCGCGGTCTGGTGATATTGTGACAATAGAAGAGCGTATTAATGGTTGTATGGTTCGTAGTATGAATGGTAAAAAGTTTGACATGAATAGCAAGGAATTAGAGGCAATGGTATCTTATTTCGCCTATATTTCAGAAGGGGTTCCAATTGGAGCTGAACGTGAATGGGCAGGCACAAGTAATATGAAAGATGTTCCTATACCAGATGTTACAAATGGTGAATCATTATATGGACAATCTTGTATCGCCTGTCACGCAGCAGATGGTGCCGGTACAGGAGCTAATACAGGACCTGCATTATGGGGTGAAAATTCATTTAATGATGGTGCTGGTATTGCACGTATGTCAAAAATGGCGGGCTACATAAAAAACAATATGCCAGTTGGTGCAGTTGGAACACTTACCGATCAAGACGCTGCTGATTTAGCTGCCTTCATTTTATCGCAGGACCGACCTGAATGGGCAAATCATAATAAAGACTGGCCTAAGGGTGGACGTCCGAACGATATCATGGATAAAGAAAAACGTGATCAAGTAAAAAATGGCACAATCAATTGGGAGCAAGTGCTTTCCACTAATTAA
- a CDS encoding DsrE/DsrF/DrsH-like family protein, which translates to MSNKVAIIASNGGLFDAYKVFNIATAAAATEKEVAIFFTFEGLNLIHKQGMHALPMPAGAKHYAEGFAKANVPAIPQLVEMAQELGVKFIACQMTMDVMGLTTDDFVEGIEVGGAVTFLEFAKDAAPSLTF; encoded by the coding sequence ATGTCAAATAAAGTGGCAATTATTGCAAGTAACGGTGGTCTTTTCGATGCATATAAGGTGTTCAATATCGCAACAGCAGCGGCTGCGACAGAGAAAGAAGTAGCTATCTTCTTTACATTCGAAGGGTTAAATTTAATTCATAAACAAGGGATGCATGCATTACCTATGCCTGCGGGAGCGAAGCATTATGCAGAAGGTTTTGCTAAAGCTAATGTACCGGCAATTCCTCAATTAGTGGAAATGGCACAAGAATTAGGTGTGAAATTTATCGCGTGTCAAATGACTATGGATGTAATGGGTTTAACGACAGATGATTTTGTTGAAGGTATCGAGGTCGGGGGAGCTGTGACGTTCTTAGAGTTTGCGAAAGATGCAGCACCGTCATTAACATTCTGA
- a CDS encoding LLM class flavin-dependent oxidoreductase has translation MEFVIWGANLAGGFLRSRIEQNTEGSFEYNKTLIRLAEKLDINAVLFPIRYIGNIGGNGSAEEGQLDALTIAAALLAETKNIHFIAAVLPGFIHPATLSKIGSTIDVISNGRFHINLVSGWFKKEQETFGIEWINHEDRYRRSTEYLEVLKGLWSQDNFSYEGDFYTIKNATLTPKPIQKPYPPIYQGGNSEDAQVMAGAHSDVYFMNGAPIVELQKQIENVTEIAKRKGRTIKFAVNAFVIARKTSEEAFQEFQSIIDNADEEAILQFQNRKETLGMWKNATQLSDFVANNEGFRTGLIGSYDEVATKLQELSFIGIEKVLITFKEPLKELPEFHEHVITKLNHSISNL, from the coding sequence ATGGAATTTGTTATTTGGGGCGCAAATTTAGCAGGTGGATTTTTACGTTCTAGGATAGAGCAAAATACAGAAGGAAGCTTTGAGTACAATAAAACATTGATAAGATTAGCTGAAAAGTTAGATATAAATGCTGTTTTATTTCCGATTCGATATATAGGGAATATTGGTGGTAATGGTAGTGCTGAAGAAGGACAGCTGGATGCCCTAACGATTGCGGCAGCGTTACTTGCTGAAACGAAAAATATTCACTTTATAGCAGCTGTTTTGCCTGGGTTCATCCATCCGGCAACTTTATCCAAAATAGGTTCAACGATAGACGTCATTTCAAATGGGAGATTTCATATTAATTTAGTGAGTGGCTGGTTTAAAAAAGAACAAGAAACCTTTGGTATTGAGTGGATCAACCACGAAGATCGCTATCGACGTTCAACAGAGTATTTAGAGGTATTGAAAGGTCTTTGGTCACAAGATAACTTTAGCTACGAGGGAGATTTCTATACAATAAAAAATGCGACGCTTACACCAAAACCAATTCAAAAGCCATATCCTCCAATTTATCAAGGCGGTAATTCAGAGGACGCTCAAGTTATGGCGGGTGCGCACAGTGATGTTTATTTTATGAACGGAGCTCCGATTGTAGAGTTGCAAAAACAGATTGAAAATGTAACTGAGATTGCAAAAAGAAAGGGTCGGACGATAAAATTTGCTGTTAATGCATTTGTGATTGCCCGTAAAACTTCTGAAGAAGCGTTCCAAGAATTTCAATCTATTATTGACAATGCCGATGAGGAAGCAATCCTGCAGTTCCAGAATCGCAAAGAAACGTTAGGAATGTGGAAAAATGCTACTCAGTTAAGTGATTTTGTAGCTAATAATGAAGGTTTTCGTACAGGGTTAATCGGTAGTTATGATGAAGTAGCTACTAAATTACAAGAATTAAGTTTCATTGGTATTGAAAAGGTGCTAATTACATTTAAAGAGCCGTTAAAGGAATTACCGGAATTTCATGAACATGTTATCACAAAACTGAATCACAGTATTTCTAACCTTTAA
- a CDS encoding YeeE/YedE family protein codes for MGQMIITGLICGALLGFVMQRGRFCLTGGFRDMYLAKDNRMFYALLIAIAIQSVGVYTLISLKVFEFNAGSLPIVAVIVGSFIFGIGIIFAGGCATGTWYRAGEGLIGSWIALAGYMLVAAMVKSGVLLPLDKAIKETSIESNSIAETIGVNNWLIITIFVVVVAFIIYRELKKPRVKIPGLKPKKTGLAHILFEKRWHPFITATIIGVIATLAWPLSVATGRIGGLGITTPSANILQFLVTGQISFINWGVFLVLGIFFGSLFAAKLSGEFRFRIPDTKTAINSFCGGLLMGFGAGLAGGCSIGNGLVMTAMMTWQGWISLGFMILGTWTASYFVFVRPSKKAKQAARVITA; via the coding sequence ATGGGTCAAATGATTATTACAGGACTTATTTGTGGAGCTTTGCTTGGATTTGTTATGCAGCGGGGGCGTTTTTGCTTAACTGGCGGATTCCGCGATATGTATTTGGCAAAAGATAACCGTATGTTTTACGCATTACTTATTGCGATAGCAATTCAAAGTGTTGGTGTATATACATTAATTAGTTTGAAGGTGTTTGAATTCAATGCTGGTTCTTTACCAATCGTAGCTGTTATTGTTGGTTCATTTATTTTTGGAATTGGCATTATTTTCGCTGGTGGTTGTGCAACAGGGACTTGGTATCGTGCAGGAGAAGGTTTAATTGGCAGTTGGATTGCGCTAGCTGGTTATATGCTTGTAGCAGCAATGGTGAAATCGGGCGTATTGTTGCCATTGGATAAGGCTATTAAAGAAACGAGCATTGAAAGTAATTCTATTGCCGAGACAATTGGCGTAAACAACTGGTTGATTATAACGATTTTTGTAGTAGTTGTTGCTTTTATCATTTACCGTGAGCTAAAGAAACCACGAGTGAAGATCCCGGGGTTAAAGCCGAAGAAAACGGGATTAGCACATATTTTATTTGAAAAACGTTGGCATCCATTTATTACTGCAACAATTATTGGTGTGATTGCGACTTTAGCGTGGCCATTAAGTGTTGCTACTGGTCGCATAGGTGGATTAGGCATTACAACACCTTCTGCTAATATTTTGCAATTTTTAGTGACTGGACAAATTAGCTTCATCAACTGGGGTGTTTTCCTAGTGCTAGGGATTTTCTTTGGATCATTATTCGCAGCAAAATTGAGTGGGGAATTTAGATTCCGTATTCCAGATACAAAAACAGCGATTAACAGCTTTTGTGGTGGACTTTTGATGGGATTTGGCGCAGGTTTAGCAGGAGGTTGCTCAATTGGTAATGGATTGGTGATGACAGCGATGATGACTTGGCAAGGTTGGATTTCATTAGGGTTTATGATTTTAGGTACATGGACAGCATCTTACTTTGTATTCGTTCGACCAAGTAAAAAAGCTAAGCAAGCCGCTCGCGTAATAACAGCGTAA
- a CDS encoding sulfurtransferase TusA family protein, with translation MKSNLQLDAKGLSCPMPIVKTKKAIDTLASGEILEVQVTDKGALADIPAWVKAGGHAILDKSEDAGVITFFIQKA, from the coding sequence ATGAAATCAAACTTACAACTAGACGCAAAGGGTTTATCTTGTCCAATGCCTATAGTGAAAACAAAAAAAGCGATAGATACATTAGCTTCAGGGGAAATTTTAGAGGTTCAAGTAACAGATAAGGGGGCTCTAGCGGATATCCCTGCTTGGGTAAAAGCAGGTGGTCATGCAATTTTAGACAAATCTGAGGATGCTGGTGTCATTACATTCTTTATTCAGAAAGCTTAA
- a CDS encoding metal-sensitive transcriptional regulator yields MAYGTKTANRVKRIEGQLRGVLRMMEEEKNCKDVIAQLSAVRSAVDRTIGVIVSENLLECVTTAEGDAEKVNIVIQEAMDLVVKSR; encoded by the coding sequence ATGGCTTACGGTACAAAAACAGCTAATCGAGTGAAGCGAATAGAAGGTCAATTGCGTGGTGTTTTACGCATGATGGAAGAAGAAAAAAACTGTAAAGATGTGATTGCACAGCTATCTGCCGTGCGTTCTGCGGTTGATCGGACTATTGGAGTAATTGTTAGTGAAAATTTATTGGAATGTGTAACTACTGCTGAAGGGGATGCGGAAAAAGTGAATATAGTCATCCAAGAAGCGATGGATTTAGTCGTGAAAAGCAGATAA
- a CDS encoding FAD-dependent oxidoreductase, giving the protein MRKKILVIGGVAGGASVAARIRRLDEHAEIIMFEKGPNVSFSNCSLPFHLSGIVEKSDKLILMSPQAFQTKYNIEARVHHEVTRISREKKMITVKDLHTGNEYEESYDTLVLSPGASPIVPNLDGIHSSHVFTVRNVSDIDRLNRYIQSDDIKDIAVIGGGFIGVEVAENLQLAGFNVSLVEFSQQFMMPFDYDMAQILQKEMMDRGVNVIVNDGLAKVADDYVELNSGKQVKAQAVVLAIGVRPETSLAKEAGLEIGELGGIKVNANYVTSDPSIYAVGDAIEVFHQLTHRQTRLALAGPALRQARAAANHMFNMPQQNKGVIGSSSVQIFDLVCASTGLNEKTALAHGFQAKSVYLIAPDKVGLMPNSHPLHFKLVFEQPTGRILGAQAIGKGSAEKRIDIIATMITMGGTIEDLKELELTYSPMFSTARDIVNLAALVAQNQLYGTYKQIKVDEVRDLVEKNAYFLDVREKNEYEAGHLNHAHNIPLSELRNRMNEIPQDIPVYVHCRSGQRSYNAVMALQNNGFTNVFNVAGSFLGICLYEYFTDITTNRKKIVTAYNFN; this is encoded by the coding sequence ATGCGAAAAAAAATTTTAGTAATCGGTGGTGTAGCTGGAGGGGCTTCTGTGGCAGCACGAATTCGTCGACTTGATGAGCACGCTGAAATTATTATGTTTGAAAAAGGACCAAATGTATCATTTTCCAACTGTTCTTTACCCTTTCACTTAAGCGGTATTGTTGAAAAAAGTGACAAATTGATTTTAATGTCACCGCAAGCCTTTCAAACAAAATACAATATTGAAGCACGTGTTCATCATGAAGTAACACGTATTTCCCGAGAGAAAAAAATGATTACTGTAAAGGATTTACACACAGGTAATGAATATGAGGAAAGCTACGATACGTTAGTGTTATCCCCTGGAGCCAGTCCAATCGTTCCTAATTTGGATGGCATTCATTCTTCTCATGTTTTTACTGTTCGCAATGTCTCGGATATAGATCGTTTAAATCGTTATATACAGAGCGATGATATAAAAGATATCGCTGTCATTGGTGGCGGATTTATCGGCGTTGAGGTTGCAGAAAATTTGCAACTTGCTGGCTTTAATGTCTCACTCGTAGAATTTAGTCAGCAATTTATGATGCCATTTGATTATGATATGGCTCAAATTTTACAAAAAGAAATGATGGATCGAGGAGTTAATGTCATTGTCAATGATGGTTTAGCTAAGGTTGCCGATGATTATGTAGAATTAAATTCCGGTAAACAAGTAAAGGCACAGGCTGTCGTTTTAGCAATTGGTGTCCGACCTGAAACCTCTTTAGCGAAAGAGGCTGGGCTGGAAATAGGTGAACTTGGCGGTATTAAGGTCAATGCTAATTATGTCACATCTGACCCTTCTATTTATGCTGTTGGCGACGCCATAGAAGTATTTCACCAATTAACCCATAGGCAAACACGGCTAGCACTAGCTGGCCCTGCACTTAGACAGGCACGGGCAGCCGCAAATCATATGTTCAATATGCCTCAGCAAAATAAAGGTGTTATCGGTTCCTCAAGTGTGCAGATTTTTGATCTTGTATGTGCCTCTACTGGCTTAAATGAAAAAACTGCACTAGCACACGGCTTTCAAGCTAAGAGTGTGTATCTAATTGCACCAGACAAAGTCGGTTTAATGCCGAATAGTCATCCACTTCATTTCAAGCTTGTTTTTGAACAACCTACCGGAAGAATTCTTGGGGCACAAGCGATTGGAAAAGGTAGTGCAGAGAAACGTATTGATATTATAGCAACTATGATTACAATGGGTGGCACCATAGAGGACTTAAAGGAGCTAGAACTTACTTATTCTCCAATGTTTAGCACTGCACGGGATATTGTCAATTTAGCAGCGCTCGTCGCTCAAAATCAATTATACGGCACCTATAAGCAGATAAAAGTTGATGAGGTTAGAGATCTTGTCGAAAAAAACGCCTATTTTTTAGATGTGCGTGAAAAAAATGAATATGAGGCGGGTCATCTCAACCATGCACATAATATTCCATTAAGCGAGCTACGTAACCGGATGAATGAGATCCCACAAGATATTCCTGTTTACGTTCATTGTCGTTCTGGACAACGAAGCTACAATGCAGTAATGGCCCTACAGAATAACGGATTCACGAATGTTTTTAATGTAGCAGGCTCCTTCTTAGGGATTTGCCTATATGAATACTTTACAGATATCACCACAAACAGAAAAAAGATTGTCACAGCCTATAACTTTAATTAA
- a CDS encoding rhodanese-like domain-containing protein — protein MKPPKGVQSISTAQLKNILHDKDKVFIDVRTPAEYKGRNIPQFKNMPLGSSFDKLPKDKEIVVICQSGMRSSQACKQLKKQGFERVTNVRGGMSAY, from the coding sequence ATGAAACCGCCGAAAGGAGTGCAGTCAATTTCAACGGCGCAATTGAAAAATATTTTACATGATAAGGATAAAGTTTTTATCGATGTGCGTACACCAGCTGAATATAAGGGTCGAAATATCCCTCAATTTAAAAATATGCCACTTGGTTCAAGTTTTGATAAATTACCGAAAGATAAAGAGATAGTGGTCATTTGTCAAAGTGGGATGCGTAGTAGTCAGGCGTGTAAGCAATTAAAAAAGCAAGGATTTGAACGTGTAACAAATGTACGTGGAGGCATGAGTGCGTATTAG
- a CDS encoding DsbA family oxidoreductase, translating to MKIEVFSDFACPFCYIGKRELERAIDMAGYSGQVEIEYKTYQIGPHTPKKDAPTLYDGMAAKFNSTLKEVKEITKSIAMRAEEVGLRYNFEDMKTAHTEKAHRLAKWTKQFGKESVYTEELMSGYFTEGKDLNDDGFLLKVIENLGLDVEIAKGVLASNDFSEDLDKDRYDAQQLGVQSVPFFVFENRYGIKGAEPNEVFVRTLHQAAEIAGIQPDLKMAGDGVASCATDECKI from the coding sequence ATGAAAATTGAGGTTTTTTCGGATTTTGCATGTCCGTTCTGCTATATTGGCAAACGGGAATTGGAACGTGCTATTGACATGGCGGGTTATTCAGGGCAAGTAGAAATTGAATATAAAACATATCAAATTGGACCACATACGCCTAAGAAAGACGCACCAACTTTATATGATGGGATGGCTGCAAAATTTAACTCTACATTAAAAGAAGTAAAGGAAATAACTAAAAGTATAGCAATGCGGGCCGAAGAGGTTGGCCTGCGTTACAATTTTGAAGATATGAAAACAGCTCATACTGAGAAAGCTCATCGATTGGCAAAATGGACAAAACAGTTTGGTAAAGAGTCGGTTTATACGGAAGAACTAATGAGTGGTTATTTTACAGAAGGAAAAGACTTGAACGATGACGGGTTCTTGTTAAAAGTCATTGAAAATTTAGGCTTAGACGTTGAAATAGCAAAAGGTGTACTGGCATCAAACGACTTCAGTGAAGATTTAGATAAAGATCGCTATGATGCACAACAGCTTGGTGTACAAAGTGTACCCTTCTTTGTTTTTGAAAATCGCTACGGTATTAAAGGAGCAGAGCCGAACGAGGTTTTCGTCCGAACGTTGCATCAAGCAGCGGAGATAGCGGGTATTCAACCTGATTTAAAGATGGCAGGTGATGGAGTAGCTTCTTGTGCTACTGATGAATGTAAAATATAA
- a CDS encoding sulfurtransferase TusA family protein translates to MKRTLEVMGMICPFPLVEAKEAIKDLNSGDELEVQFDCTQGTESIPRWAAEEGHEVTEYEQVGEAAWTITIKKK, encoded by the coding sequence ATGAAAAGAACATTAGAAGTGATGGGGATGATTTGTCCATTTCCTTTAGTAGAAGCAAAAGAAGCCATAAAAGACTTAAATTCAGGAGATGAATTAGAAGTGCAATTTGATTGCACACAAGGTACAGAATCCATTCCTCGTTGGGCTGCTGAAGAAGGGCATGAGGTAACGGAATATGAACAAGTTGGCGAAGCTGCTTGGACAATAACTATTAAAAAGAAATAA
- a CDS encoding sulfite exporter TauE/SafE family protein, with product MDLAWIITIFLIGFVGSFVSGMLGIGGAIIKYPMLLYIPPLLGFAAFSAHEVSGISAVEVLFASMSGVWAYRKGGYLNKSLIIYMGGAVLVGSFVGSYGSKFLSEVGVNIVYGVLALIAAVMMFIPKKRIDDKPLDEVTFNKTVAAVLAFIVGIGSGIVGAAGGFLLVPIMLVVLGIPTRMTIATSLAITFISSIGGTIGKLMTGQVNYYPAIIMIVASLVAAPLGAKAGKTLNTKILQAILAVLILATAIKIWVDIL from the coding sequence ATGGATTTAGCATGGATCATTACAATATTTTTAATTGGCTTTGTAGGTTCGTTTGTATCAGGGATGCTAGGAATTGGCGGAGCAATTATTAAATATCCAATGTTATTATATATCCCACCTTTACTTGGTTTTGCAGCATTTTCAGCACATGAGGTATCGGGGATTAGTGCAGTAGAAGTGTTGTTTGCTTCTATGTCAGGGGTATGGGCATATCGAAAAGGTGGATATTTAAATAAATCACTGATTATATATATGGGTGGTGCTGTATTAGTAGGTAGTTTCGTTGGTAGCTATGGCTCCAAATTTTTATCTGAAGTGGGAGTTAATATCGTTTATGGTGTATTGGCGTTGATTGCTGCAGTGATGATGTTTATTCCTAAGAAGCGAATTGACGACAAGCCTTTAGATGAAGTAACGTTCAATAAAACAGTAGCAGCCGTGTTAGCCTTTATAGTTGGTATTGGATCAGGGATTGTTGGGGCAGCTGGTGGTTTCTTGTTAGTCCCTATTATGCTAGTGGTATTAGGAATACCAACGCGTATGACAATCGCTACAAGCCTTGCTATTACCTTTATATCCTCAATAGGCGGGACGATTGGAAAATTGATGACGGGACAAGTTAATTACTATCCAGCGATCATTATGATTGTAGCTAGCTTAGTAGCTGCTCCACTAGGTGCAAAAGCGGGGAAAACATTAAATACAAAGATTTTACAAGCTATTTTAGCGGTGCTTATATTAGCAACTGCTATTAAAATTTGGGTGGATATATTGTAG
- a CDS encoding MBL fold metallo-hydrolase: protein MSVLKWSAAQVAKKVINNEELFILDVRNADAFEDWKIDGHKFEYLNIPYFELLDGVEDILPKIPADKDVLVVCAKEGSSLMVAEMLSEAGRAVAYLEGGMKTWSEYLEPVKVGDLTGGGELYQFVRLGKGCLSYMVISEGEAAIIDAVRFTDAFTSFAEEKNVKIKYVFDTHLHADHISGGRHIAATTGATYYLPPKDAEEVVFDYTPLLDGTTVQVGASKIDVGAIYSPGHTIGSTSFVVDGKYLLTGDILFIDSIGRPDLAGLAEDWVGDLRETLYKRYRELSDDLIVLPAHFMIIDELNEDGTVAKHLGQLFAENHGLNIKDEAEFRSVVTEHLPPQPNAYQEIRRVNMGKITPTQDEQTEMEIGPNRCAVR, encoded by the coding sequence GTGTCAGTTTTAAAATGGAGTGCAGCGCAGGTAGCGAAAAAAGTAATTAATAATGAAGAATTATTTATTTTAGATGTTCGAAATGCAGATGCATTCGAAGATTGGAAAATTGATGGCCATAAATTTGAATACCTTAATATTCCGTATTTTGAGCTGTTAGACGGCGTAGAGGATATTTTACCGAAGATACCAGCTGATAAAGATGTGTTAGTCGTTTGTGCGAAAGAAGGTTCATCGCTGATGGTTGCTGAGATGTTATCGGAAGCAGGACGTGCTGTGGCTTATTTAGAAGGTGGAATGAAAACGTGGAGTGAATATTTAGAACCTGTTAAAGTTGGAGATTTAACAGGTGGTGGTGAGCTTTATCAATTTGTACGTTTAGGGAAGGGTTGCCTTTCTTATATGGTCATCTCTGAGGGTGAAGCAGCGATTATCGATGCTGTGCGTTTTACAGACGCATTCACAAGCTTTGCAGAAGAGAAAAATGTAAAGATTAAATATGTGTTCGATACACATTTACATGCTGATCATATTTCCGGTGGTCGACACATAGCAGCTACTACTGGTGCGACGTATTATTTACCACCAAAAGATGCCGAAGAGGTTGTGTTTGACTATACACCTTTGCTTGACGGAACAACTGTACAAGTTGGCGCCTCTAAAATTGATGTAGGAGCAATTTATTCGCCTGGTCATACAATTGGTTCAACGTCATTTGTTGTGGACGGCAAGTATTTATTAACTGGAGATATTTTATTTATTGATTCAATTGGACGCCCAGATTTAGCGGGTCTTGCAGAAGACTGGGTTGGTGATTTACGCGAAACACTGTACAAACGATACAGAGAATTATCGGATGATTTAATAGTTTTACCGGCTCATTTTATGATTATTGATGAACTAAATGAAGATGGGACTGTAGCAAAACATCTTGGACAATTATTTGCCGAAAATCACGGCTTAAATATTAAAGATGAAGCAGAATTCCGAAGTGTTGTAACAGAGCATTTGCCTCCGCAGCCAAATGCATATCAAGAAATTCGTCGAGTAAATATGGGGAAGATTACCCCAACGCAGGATGAGCAAACAGAGATGGAGATTGGTCCGAATCGCTGTGCGGTTCGATAG
- a CDS encoding sulfurtransferase TusA family protein, with product MSIKADFQLDAKGLSCPMPIVKTKKAMADLVDGQILEVSATDKGSKADIAAWAESVGHQYVGTVEEESVLKHYIRKCSDDTMDERTFERTIGLEEAMERGGLILDVREEAEFAFGHIEGAKSIPMGELDARLSELEKEQEIYVVCRTGKRSDLAAQKLTAHGFTKVFNVLPGMTSWTGDLTKSI from the coding sequence ATGAGTATTAAGGCGGATTTTCAACTAGATGCCAAGGGGCTTTCTTGTCCTATGCCGATTGTTAAAACGAAAAAGGCGATGGCTGATTTAGTAGATGGTCAAATTTTAGAAGTATCAGCAACAGATAAGGGCTCGAAGGCGGATATTGCTGCATGGGCTGAATCTGTGGGTCATCAATACGTTGGGACAGTGGAAGAAGAAAGTGTGCTTAAACACTACATTCGTAAATGCTCAGACGACACAATGGATGAGCGAACATTTGAACGAACAATTGGGTTAGAAGAGGCCATGGAAAGAGGAGGACTTATTCTCGATGTTCGCGAGGAGGCAGAGTTTGCTTTTGGACACATCGAGGGAGCGAAGTCTATTCCGATGGGTGAGCTAGATGCACGTCTTTCTGAACTTGAGAAAGAGCAAGAGATTTATGTCGTATGTCGAACAGGAAAGCGTAGTGATTTAGCTGCCCAAAAGCTTACGGCACATGGCTTTACAAAGGTATTTAACGTTCTGCCAGGTATGACTTCCTGGACGGGCGATTTAACAAAAAGTATTTAG
- a CDS encoding rhodanese-like domain-containing protein, with protein MKEISTKEVQQALEQGQAINLVDVREVDEVESGHIPGIIHIPLGLLEFRMHELNKNESYVMVCRSGGRSGSATQFLESRGFDVSNMVGGMLAWDGEVK; from the coding sequence ATGAAAGAAATTTCAACAAAGGAAGTACAACAAGCTTTAGAGCAAGGTCAGGCAATAAATTTAGTTGATGTACGTGAAGTAGATGAAGTGGAGTCAGGACACATTCCAGGAATTATTCATATCCCACTTGGCTTACTTGAATTTCGTATGCATGAGCTAAATAAAAATGAATCATATGTTATGGTCTGTCGATCAGGTGGTCGTAGTGGCAGTGCAACTCAGTTTTTAGAAAGCCGAGGCTTCGATGTATCCAATATGGTTGGTGGTATGCTTGCTTGGGATGGTGAAGTAAAGTAA